From Methylopila sp. M107, a single genomic window includes:
- a CDS encoding YggT family protein — MRALLDVILLALRLYMWLLIASAILSWLIAFNVVNTRNTVVSAIWDFLYRITEPVLRPIRNVLPYMGGIDLSPMVLILLIILIQNVILYYIYPNVF, encoded by the coding sequence ATGCGCGCGCTTCTCGACGTCATTCTGTTGGCGCTCCGGCTCTATATGTGGCTGCTGATCGCCTCCGCCATCCTGTCCTGGCTGATCGCCTTCAACGTCGTGAACACGCGCAACACGGTGGTCTCGGCGATCTGGGATTTCCTCTACCGCATCACCGAGCCGGTGCTCCGGCCGATCCGCAACGTGCTGCCCTATATGGGCGGGATCGACCTGTCGCCGATGGTGCTGATCCTGCTGATCATCCTGATCCAGAACGTGATTTTGTACTACATCTACCCAAACGTGTTCTGA
- a CDS encoding ABC transporter permease subunit: MTDAVAPAIAIHRPRPPLSRLLWPALLVATIVLVSLPNGALPGWMTKFPAAWQIPIAAWISTFMRWLMEVASFGLFTVRDLFRAVAWVLDLPLSATKAVLSEGIGWGRGADAVTIAPAIPWFSALIAGVAAAYAVGGARLAVLIGAGLLYLAVFGQWAGAMATLASVLVSSVLGAVGGLLVGLACVRWRGVERAVAPLLDLAQTMPVFAYLLPMLILFGFGPVSAMIATIVYAMPPMVRVTMLAIRAVPDEIRELGAMTGCTRAQLTWRMLVPSALPALMVGVNQVIMLSLNVVIIASMIGAGGLGFEVLAALRRLDIGAGLEAGIAITVLAILLDRFAQALALKTGRAPDRDAGARARRKLFLRSAFALAALLWLAAAAWPEIARYPEALRLSTAPYWGELVRWINLNFYATLDAIRAFAFLNLLAPAKRFALALPWVWVVALVAVAGFRLGGWRLGTGLAALALAIATTGLWQVAMLTVYLCGIAVIVATLIGVPLGVVAATRPRLWRAVETVIDLLQTLPSFVYLIPIVMLFRVGDFTALIAIVLYSVAPAIRYAAHGVSQAPPTLIEAATMQGCTRRQILLRVRAPLALPEILLGINQTIMLALSMLVITALVGTRDLGQETYSALAKADVGKGLVAGLCVAFIAIIADRLVSAAAARTKRRLGLAA; this comes from the coding sequence ATGACCGACGCCGTCGCCCCCGCGATCGCGATCCATCGTCCGCGTCCCCCGCTCTCGCGGCTGCTCTGGCCGGCGCTGCTGGTCGCCACCATCGTGCTCGTCTCGCTGCCGAACGGCGCGCTGCCGGGCTGGATGACCAAGTTTCCGGCCGCCTGGCAGATCCCGATCGCGGCGTGGATCTCCACCTTCATGCGCTGGCTGATGGAGGTCGCGAGCTTCGGCCTGTTCACCGTGCGCGACCTGTTCCGCGCGGTCGCATGGGTGCTGGACCTGCCGCTGTCCGCCACGAAGGCCGTGCTCTCCGAGGGCATCGGCTGGGGGAGGGGAGCGGACGCCGTCACGATCGCGCCGGCGATCCCGTGGTTCTCGGCGCTGATCGCGGGCGTCGCGGCGGCCTATGCGGTCGGGGGCGCGCGGCTCGCCGTGCTGATCGGCGCCGGCCTGCTCTATCTCGCGGTGTTCGGGCAATGGGCCGGCGCGATGGCGACGCTCGCCTCGGTGCTGGTGTCGAGCGTTCTCGGCGCGGTCGGCGGCCTTCTGGTCGGCCTCGCCTGCGTGCGCTGGCGCGGCGTCGAGCGGGCGGTCGCGCCTTTGCTCGACCTCGCCCAGACCATGCCGGTCTTCGCCTATCTGCTGCCGATGCTGATCCTGTTCGGCTTCGGCCCGGTCTCGGCGATGATCGCCACCATCGTCTACGCCATGCCGCCGATGGTGCGCGTCACCATGCTCGCGATCCGCGCCGTGCCGGACGAGATCCGCGAGCTCGGCGCGATGACCGGCTGCACGCGGGCGCAGCTCACATGGCGCATGCTGGTCCCCAGCGCGCTGCCGGCCCTGATGGTCGGCGTCAACCAGGTCATCATGCTCTCGCTCAACGTCGTGATCATCGCCTCGATGATCGGGGCGGGCGGGCTCGGCTTCGAGGTGCTGGCGGCGCTCCGCCGGCTCGACATCGGCGCGGGGCTCGAGGCCGGGATCGCAATCACGGTGCTGGCGATCCTGCTCGACCGCTTCGCCCAGGCGCTCGCGTTGAAGACGGGGAGGGCGCCGGACCGCGACGCGGGGGCGCGGGCGCGGCGCAAGCTGTTTCTGCGCTCCGCCTTCGCGCTCGCCGCGCTGCTCTGGCTCGCGGCCGCCGCCTGGCCCGAGATCGCCAGATATCCCGAAGCGCTGCGGCTCTCGACCGCGCCCTATTGGGGCGAGCTCGTGCGCTGGATCAACCTCAACTTCTACGCGACGCTCGACGCGATCCGCGCCTTCGCGTTCCTGAACCTGCTCGCGCCCGCCAAGCGCTTCGCGTTGGCGCTGCCATGGGTCTGGGTCGTGGCGCTGGTGGCGGTCGCGGGCTTCCGGCTCGGCGGCTGGCGGCTCGGGACCGGCCTGGCGGCGCTCGCGCTCGCCATCGCCACGACCGGCCTCTGGCAGGTCGCGATGCTGACCGTCTATCTGTGCGGCATCGCCGTGATCGTCGCGACCCTGATCGGCGTGCCGCTCGGCGTCGTCGCCGCCACGCGGCCGAGACTGTGGCGCGCGGTCGAGACCGTCATCGACCTGCTCCAGACGCTGCCGTCCTTCGTCTATCTGATCCCGATCGTCATGCTGTTCCGGGTCGGCGACTTCACGGCGCTGATCGCGATCGTGCTCTATTCGGTCGCGCCGGCGATCCGCTACGCGGCGCACGGCGTCTCGCAGGCGCCGCCGACGCTGATCGAGGCCGCGACCATGCAGGGCTGCACCAGGCGCCAGATCCTGCTGCGGGTGCGCGCGCCCTTGGCGCTTCCCGAAATCCTGCTCGGGATCAACCAGACCATCATGCTGGCGCTGTCGATGCTGGTGATCACGGCGCTGGTCGGCACGCGCGACCTCGGCCAGGAGACCTATTCGGCGCTCGCCAAGGCTGACGTCGGCAAGGGACTGGTCGCGGGCCTCTGCGTCGCGTTCATCGCGATCATCGCGGACCGGCTGGTCTCCGCCGCGGCGGCGCGCACCAAGCGACGGCTGGGGCTCGCGGCATGA
- a CDS encoding glucose 1-dehydrogenase, giving the protein MQISLKGQVALVTGASSGIGRATAQAMAAAGARVAVNYRSERDEAEKVAAGIVQAGGEAFAIKADVSSEPDVEALFAETVKRFGAVDIVVANAGLQKDAGAAEMTLDDWRKVIDVNLTGQFLCARAAIRQFRAQGRRDVSKALGKLISMSSVHEVIPWAGHVNYAASKGGISLMMKTLAQEFAAEGVRVNAIAPGAIRTSINAEETEGEAGEKLLRLIPYGRIGAAEDVANAAVWLASDLADYVVGATIFVDGGMTLYPEFRGNG; this is encoded by the coding sequence ATGCAGATTTCACTCAAGGGCCAGGTCGCGCTGGTGACCGGCGCGAGCTCCGGGATCGGCCGCGCGACGGCGCAGGCGATGGCGGCCGCCGGCGCGCGCGTCGCTGTGAACTACCGTTCCGAACGCGACGAGGCCGAGAAGGTCGCGGCCGGCATCGTCCAGGCGGGCGGCGAGGCCTTTGCGATCAAGGCGGATGTTTCGAGCGAACCGGACGTCGAGGCGCTGTTCGCCGAGACCGTGAAGCGGTTCGGCGCGGTCGACATCGTGGTCGCGAACGCGGGGCTTCAGAAGGATGCCGGCGCCGCCGAGATGACGCTCGACGACTGGCGCAAGGTGATCGACGTCAACCTCACCGGCCAGTTCCTCTGCGCCCGCGCGGCGATCCGCCAGTTCCGCGCGCAGGGGCGCCGCGACGTGTCGAAGGCGCTCGGCAAGCTGATCTCGATGTCCTCGGTCCACGAGGTCATCCCGTGGGCCGGGCACGTCAACTACGCCGCCTCCAAGGGCGGGATCTCGCTGATGATGAAGACGCTGGCGCAGGAGTTCGCCGCCGAAGGCGTGCGCGTGAACGCGATCGCGCCGGGCGCGATCCGCACCTCGATCAACGCGGAAGAGACCGAAGGCGAGGCCGGCGAGAAGCTGCTGCGGCTCATTCCCTATGGCCGCATCGGCGCGGCCGAGGACGTCGCCAACGCGGCGGTGTGGCTCGCCTCCGACCTTGCGGACTACGTGGTCGGCGCGACCATCTTCGTCGACGGCGGCATGACGCTCTATCCGGAATTCCGCGGCAATGGGTGA
- a CDS encoding DeoR/GlpR family DNA-binding transcription regulator, producing the protein MRQNPRQRAIVDLVRDEDVTRVIDLADRLGVSDETIRRNVKALVEGGLLTRSHGAVELTGAAVEAPFGRRMRVNAPAKRALARAVADLVEDGQTVMIDTGSTTTYVAQALAARRRLTVVTNSLEIARHLLDRNESRVYLAGGELRADLAAAVGSEAEGFIRRFRADVAILSIGGVDARAGFTDFDLEEARIARAMIESCERTIVAADSSKFGRRAPVSVCEILEVEAVVTETSPAAELIARLGDQGVRVLAP; encoded by the coding sequence ATGAGACAGAATCCGAGACAGCGCGCGATCGTCGACCTGGTGCGCGACGAGGACGTGACGCGCGTCATCGATCTCGCGGACCGGCTCGGCGTCTCGGACGAGACCATCCGGCGCAACGTCAAGGCGCTGGTCGAGGGCGGGCTGCTGACGCGCAGCCACGGCGCGGTGGAGCTGACGGGCGCGGCCGTCGAGGCGCCGTTCGGCCGCCGCATGCGCGTCAACGCGCCGGCGAAGCGCGCGCTCGCGCGCGCGGTCGCGGACCTCGTCGAGGACGGCCAGACCGTGATGATCGACACCGGCTCGACCACGACCTACGTCGCGCAGGCTCTGGCGGCGCGGCGGCGCCTCACCGTGGTCACCAACTCGCTCGAGATCGCGCGGCATCTGCTCGACCGCAACGAGAGCCGCGTCTACCTCGCGGGCGGCGAATTGCGCGCGGACCTCGCGGCCGCGGTCGGTTCGGAGGCGGAAGGCTTCATCCGCAGATTTCGCGCCGACGTCGCGATCCTGTCGATCGGCGGCGTCGACGCGCGCGCCGGCTTCACCGATTTCGACCTCGAGGAGGCGCGGATCGCGCGCGCGATGATCGAAAGCTGCGAGCGGACCATCGTCGCGGCCGACAGCTCGAAATTCGGCCGCCGCGCGCCCGTGTCGGTGTGCGAGATCCTGGAGGTCGAGGCGGTCGTCACCGAGACCTCGCCCGCCGCGGAGCTGATCGCGCGGCTCGGCGACCAGGGCGTCCGCGTGCTGGCGCCCTGA
- a CDS encoding ATP-binding cassette domain-containing protein — MPESILACRDVAKLFGAKPERFVRDGRLAVDQAALAEAGVVPAVMDVSLEIGRGETFVIMGLSGSGKSTLVRCLSGLLAPTAGEVMFEGRDLARISEGELIKIRRHQMGMVFQSFALLPHLSVLRNVSFPLEVQGRPKAECEARAREMVKLVGLNGREDRFPRELSGGQQQRVGIARSLAVGPDLWFLDEPFSALDPLIRREMQDEVLRLQGLLKKTIIFITHDFEEAVRVADRIAIMKDGRVVQIGSAEELVLSPATDYVRAFTRDAPRAKILTARSVMAPAGGATDFAGQIDAGQRIASFAHDVESSDRPFAVVENGALLGVVDRIAMIDVLVGRERKAAA; from the coding sequence ATGCCTGAATCCATCCTCGCCTGTCGCGACGTCGCGAAGCTCTTCGGCGCGAAGCCGGAGCGCTTCGTGCGCGACGGGCGTCTCGCGGTCGATCAGGCGGCGCTGGCCGAAGCCGGCGTCGTGCCGGCCGTCATGGACGTCTCGCTCGAGATCGGGCGCGGCGAGACCTTCGTGATCATGGGGCTGTCGGGCTCGGGGAAGTCCACGCTGGTGCGCTGCCTGTCGGGGCTGCTGGCGCCGACGGCCGGCGAGGTCATGTTCGAGGGGCGGGACCTCGCGCGGATCTCCGAGGGCGAGCTCATAAAGATCCGCCGTCACCAGATGGGGATGGTGTTCCAGAGCTTCGCCCTGCTGCCGCATCTGAGCGTGCTGCGCAACGTGTCCTTCCCGCTCGAGGTGCAGGGCCGGCCGAAGGCGGAATGCGAGGCGAGGGCGCGCGAGATGGTGAAGCTCGTCGGCCTCAACGGCCGCGAGGACCGGTTCCCGCGCGAGCTCTCCGGCGGGCAGCAGCAGCGCGTCGGCATCGCGCGCTCGCTCGCGGTCGGGCCGGACCTCTGGTTCCTGGACGAGCCGTTTTCCGCTCTCGACCCGCTGATCCGCCGCGAGATGCAGGACGAGGTGCTGCGGCTGCAGGGCCTTCTGAAGAAGACCATCATCTTCATCACCCACGACTTCGAGGAGGCGGTGCGCGTCGCCGACCGCATCGCGATCATGAAGGACGGGCGCGTGGTGCAGATCGGCTCCGCCGAGGAACTCGTGCTGTCGCCCGCGACCGACTATGTCCGGGCCTTCACCCGCGACGCCCCGCGCGCGAAGATCCTCACGGCGCGCTCGGTGATGGCGCCGGCCGGCGGCGCGACCGATTTCGCCGGACAGATCGACGCCGGGCAGCGCATCGCCTCCTTCGCGCATGACGTCGAGAGTTCCGACAGGCCCTTCGCGGTGGTGGAGAACGGCGCCCTGCTCGGCGTCGTGGACCGCATCGCGATGATCGACGTGCTGGTCGGCCGCGAGCGGAAGGCCGCGGCGTGA
- a CDS encoding tetratricopeptide repeat protein: protein MKPTVFAGAVVQRLVAGALLAALLVAPPVLAQKADRVEAAIAAGDRAFAARDYAGAITIFDRALKSAPRSDRADLLALRIANAAMAAGDPKAALAALTPYLERLVARGETADMALELAVDAAGRLNRDEEAIGYSGRLVDLRERRSGPGDPNVAAARLTLSIMQDAAGRHDAATATREAVLARLKPGDDRMAVLKMLNDAAIILQNRGQPERAEPLFARLIREIEPDGESAILGMLYFNVAALRFDQRRFDEAVAANRRSVDILEKAVGRDDPRSITAIAGLGKIYGHAGQPAAAVGLLKEAYDRGMARGGLDADAAILANNLADVLRALGRFEEARALDAANLDWRRKAFGPGNLETEISEINLALDLAGLKRADEGRALMQALVRRRAKSFGENHPATREARRRLAAMELAADAPGEAAKSFATIPADLSPTEENVRLVNLASGVAEKRGDAREADRLNRLALKLSETALGPLDPTTIAMLTNVARSDREARRPEAVAAYAELERRLGLWSRREIAATRDARTLEDVGRATRTSIGDIVGFSITGLGKGPIPPLLGRVLLNWKSAETSERALLDRIADDAENPATAELARKVKALREASRGAKPGPDAERDRQSLALSEAELAAKAGAYRRVAGETGGDYAEISRALGPDEAVVDYVAFSVKEKDGEPNVTRLAAMVTRSGERVFVKDFGRLDAIAALVPAAPAEEAGDTWRRDLHDRLIKPLARTLDGVGRLYVVPDDALLLVPFDGLVDGEGRNLIETRDVRTLRNARGVLAAKQAGGAGLRGPALAVGGVDYGPKPQGRPEIPPLPATKAEVDRLKAIAEGAKAEVTLVEGPAKRRCAPRSRARRSCILRPTGSTLPTTGPRPTRCGARA from the coding sequence ATGAAACCGACAGTCTTCGCCGGCGCCGTGGTTCAGCGCCTGGTTGCGGGCGCGCTGCTGGCGGCGCTTCTCGTCGCGCCGCCGGTCCTCGCGCAAAAGGCCGACCGGGTCGAGGCCGCGATCGCGGCCGGCGACCGCGCCTTCGCGGCGCGCGACTATGCCGGCGCGATCACGATCTTCGACAGGGCGCTGAAAAGCGCGCCGCGCTCCGATCGCGCCGACCTGCTCGCGCTCCGGATCGCCAACGCCGCGATGGCGGCCGGCGACCCGAAGGCGGCGCTCGCGGCCTTAACGCCTTACCTCGAGAGGCTCGTCGCGCGCGGCGAGACCGCCGACATGGCGCTCGAACTCGCGGTCGACGCCGCCGGCCGGCTGAACCGCGACGAGGAGGCCATCGGCTATAGCGGCCGGCTGGTCGATCTGCGCGAGCGCCGCAGCGGCCCGGGCGATCCCAATGTCGCGGCGGCGCGGCTGACGCTTTCCATCATGCAGGACGCCGCCGGCCGCCATGACGCGGCGACCGCGACGCGGGAGGCGGTGCTTGCGAGGCTGAAACCCGGCGACGACCGGATGGCGGTTCTCAAGATGCTGAACGACGCCGCGATAATCCTGCAGAACCGGGGGCAGCCGGAGCGGGCCGAGCCGCTGTTCGCGCGCCTGATCCGCGAGATCGAGCCCGACGGCGAGAGCGCGATCCTCGGCATGCTCTACTTCAACGTCGCGGCGCTCCGCTTCGACCAGCGCCGCTTCGACGAGGCGGTCGCGGCGAACCGGCGCTCGGTCGACATTCTGGAAAAGGCGGTCGGGCGGGACGATCCGCGCTCGATCACCGCGATCGCCGGCCTCGGCAAGATCTATGGCCATGCCGGCCAGCCGGCCGCCGCCGTCGGCTTGCTGAAGGAGGCCTACGACCGCGGCATGGCGCGCGGCGGGCTCGACGCCGACGCCGCGATCCTCGCCAACAATCTGGCCGACGTGCTGCGCGCTCTCGGCCGGTTCGAGGAGGCGCGGGCGCTCGACGCCGCCAATCTCGACTGGCGGCGCAAGGCGTTCGGGCCCGGCAACCTCGAGACCGAGATCAGCGAGATCAACCTCGCTCTCGACCTCGCCGGGCTGAAGCGCGCCGACGAGGGTCGCGCGCTGATGCAGGCGCTGGTGCGCCGCCGCGCCAAATCCTTCGGCGAAAATCACCCCGCGACCCGCGAGGCGAGACGCCGGCTGGCGGCCATGGAACTGGCGGCCGACGCCCCCGGAGAAGCGGCGAAATCCTTCGCCACGATTCCCGCCGACTTGTCCCCGACGGAAGAGAACGTCCGCCTCGTCAACCTCGCCTCCGGCGTCGCCGAAAAGCGCGGCGACGCGAGGGAAGCGGACCGGCTCAACCGGCTGGCCCTAAAACTGTCGGAGACGGCGCTCGGCCCCCTCGATCCCACCACCATCGCCATGCTGACGAATGTCGCGCGAAGCGACCGCGAGGCGCGGCGGCCGGAGGCGGTCGCGGCCTATGCGGAGCTCGAGCGCCGGCTCGGCCTCTGGTCACGTCGCGAGATCGCGGCGACGCGCGACGCAAGAACGCTGGAGGATGTCGGCCGCGCGACCCGAACCTCGATCGGCGACATCGTCGGCTTCTCCATCACCGGCTTGGGCAAGGGCCCGATCCCGCCGCTGCTCGGCCGCGTGCTGCTCAACTGGAAGAGCGCGGAGACGTCGGAGCGCGCGCTGCTCGACCGCATCGCGGACGACGCCGAGAATCCCGCGACCGCCGAGCTCGCCCGCAAGGTCAAGGCGCTGAGGGAAGCGTCGCGCGGCGCAAAACCCGGCCCGGACGCGGAGCGCGACCGGCAGTCGCTCGCTCTGTCCGAGGCGGAGCTCGCCGCCAAGGCCGGCGCCTATCGCCGGGTCGCCGGGGAGACCGGCGGCGACTACGCCGAGATCTCGCGGGCGCTCGGTCCGGACGAGGCGGTGGTCGACTACGTCGCCTTCTCGGTGAAGGAGAAGGACGGCGAGCCCAACGTCACGCGCCTCGCCGCCATGGTCACGCGATCGGGCGAGCGCGTCTTCGTGAAGGATTTTGGCCGGCTCGACGCGATCGCGGCGCTCGTCCCGGCCGCGCCCGCCGAAGAGGCGGGCGACACATGGCGCCGCGACCTGCACGACCGCCTGATCAAGCCGCTCGCCCGCACGCTCGACGGCGTCGGGCGCCTTTACGTCGTGCCCGACGACGCTCTTCTGCTCGTGCCCTTCGACGGGCTGGTCGACGGCGAGGGCCGCAACCTGATCGAGACGCGGGACGTCCGCACGCTGCGCAACGCCCGCGGCGTGCTCGCGGCCAAACAGGCGGGCGGCGCGGGGCTTCGCGGGCCGGCGCTGGCGGTCGGGGGCGTCGATTACGGCCCGAAGCCGCAAGGGCGTCCCGAAATCCCGCCTTTGCCCGCCACCAAGGCCGAGGTCGACCGGCTGAAGGCGATCGCCGAGGGCGCGAAGGCGGAAGTGACGCTCGTCGAGGGCCCGGCGAAGCGGCGCTGCGCGCCGCGGTCGCGGGCAAGGCGCTCGTGCATCTTGCGACCCACGGGTTCTACCTTGCCGACGACGGGGCCGCGTCCGACCCGATGTGGCGCGCGGGCGTGA
- a CDS encoding CHAT domain-containing protein, whose amino-acid sequence MHLATHGFYLADDGAASDPMWRAGVTLAGSNAATPTDRASDDGMLYAAELIDWPLGSAELVTLSACETAQGGRSTIEGLRGLPSALAAAGAKRSLLALWPVDDAGAAAFMARFYETLATGATYEAAFRATKRAAIAGEIPEAKSPSLWLAFVLIGN is encoded by the coding sequence GTGCATCTTGCGACCCACGGGTTCTACCTTGCCGACGACGGGGCCGCGTCCGACCCGATGTGGCGCGCGGGCGTGACGCTTGCGGGCTCGAACGCCGCGACGCCCACTGATCGTGCGAGCGACGACGGCATGCTCTACGCCGCAGAACTGATCGACTGGCCGCTCGGATCGGCGGAACTCGTCACGCTCTCGGCCTGCGAGACCGCGCAGGGCGGGCGCAGCACGATCGAGGGGCTTCGCGGCCTGCCCTCCGCGCTTGCGGCCGCGGGCGCGAAGCGCAGCCTGCTCGCGCTTTGGCCGGTCGACGACGCCGGCGCGGCCGCCTTCATGGCACGCTTCTACGAGACGCTCGCGACTGGCGCGACTTACGAGGCCGCGTTCCGCGCGACCAAGCGCGCCGCGATCGCGGGCGAGATCCCGGAAGCCAAGAGCCCGTCGCTCTGGCTCGCCTTCGTGCTGATCGGCAACTGA
- a CDS encoding ABC transporter substrate-binding protein, which yields MARAATAGFLALALSAGAATAAPESKDPIKVTLHDWTGQLITARIMGETLKKAGYNVDYVQADYLAQFAGMRTGDLHVAMEVWATTAKDAMDEAIAAGGVENVGETGMQAIEDWWFPEYMKEKCPGLPDWTALKACAEVFSTPETAPKGRYLGGPVTWGGFDEERVAALDLPFEVVHAGTDAAMFAELQSAYDRKAPILLWIYAPHWAPIKFKGEWVKFPPYEKACYEDPAWGVNKDAKYDCAKPRGPIYKAVWTGVKDKWPGAYKAIKAYTFDNEEIGALAAKVDLDGQKVEAVVDDWMAKNEDRWKKWLQ from the coding sequence ATGGCGCGCGCAGCGACGGCGGGATTTCTCGCGCTCGCTTTGAGCGCCGGGGCCGCGACGGCGGCGCCGGAGTCGAAGGACCCGATCAAGGTCACGCTGCACGACTGGACCGGACAGCTCATCACCGCGCGCATCATGGGCGAGACGCTCAAGAAAGCCGGCTACAACGTCGATTATGTCCAGGCCGACTACCTCGCCCAGTTCGCCGGCATGCGGACCGGCGACCTGCATGTCGCCATGGAGGTCTGGGCCACCACGGCCAAGGACGCGATGGACGAGGCGATCGCGGCCGGCGGCGTCGAGAATGTCGGCGAGACCGGCATGCAGGCGATCGAGGACTGGTGGTTCCCCGAATACATGAAGGAAAAGTGCCCGGGCCTGCCCGACTGGACCGCGCTGAAGGCCTGCGCCGAGGTGTTCTCCACTCCCGAGACCGCGCCGAAGGGCCGTTATCTCGGCGGCCCGGTGACCTGGGGCGGCTTTGACGAGGAGCGCGTCGCGGCGCTCGACCTGCCGTTCGAGGTGGTCCACGCCGGCACCGACGCCGCGATGTTCGCCGAACTCCAGAGCGCTTACGACCGCAAGGCCCCGATCCTGCTCTGGATCTACGCGCCGCACTGGGCCCCCATCAAGTTCAAGGGCGAGTGGGTCAAGTTCCCGCCCTACGAGAAGGCCTGCTACGAGGATCCGGCCTGGGGCGTCAACAAGGACGCCAAGTACGACTGCGCGAAGCCGCGCGGGCCGATCTACAAGGCGGTCTGGACCGGCGTGAAGGACAAGTGGCCGGGCGCCTACAAGGCGATCAAGGCCTACACGTTCGACAACGAGGAGATCGGCGCGCTCGCGGCCAAGGTCGACCTCGACGGCCAGAAGGTCGAGGCCGTGGTCGACGACTGGATGGCCAAGAACGAGGACCGCTGGAAGAAGTGGCTGCAGTGA
- a CDS encoding glycoside hydrolase family 15 protein: MGEANVRRPSAAIEDHALIGDCASAALVSRDGSIDFLCWPRFDSPTIFARILDEEKGGEFFVRPRFETARTLQIYLPDTNVVLTRWLSEEGSAEVTDVMRPERGQDGGDPHILRRVEATRGSVAFEARCAPRFDYARSEARPEPTRDGMAFRAGHATLRLSGSQPIEAEGSDAVSRFTLEKGEVAWFVLDGGDGDAPLGQDAEEALSEAVDWWRRWAAQSTYKGRWREIVMRSALALRLMVSREHGSILAAPTFGLPEAMGGERNWDYRAAWIRDASFTVYAFMRLGFRDEAAGFMGWVLDRLEENEGRLAIMYAMNGSTDLEEIELDHLAGHGGSRPVRVGNRAAEQIQLDIYGELIDAVYLHDKYGRALSAHAWGCVRKLVDHVCEVWREPDAGIWEIRCEAREFLHSRLMCWVAIDRAIRLARQRSLPAPVVEWMATRDEIHRDIWENFWDDELGHFVESRGSKELDGAMLLMPLVRFVSATDPQWLKTLDAIGQALTDDSLVYRYRRDDGLKGREGAFTACSFWYVECLARADRLNEAREAFEKILGYANHVDLFAEEIGADGGHLGNFPQALTHLALISAAYYLDRELSGERGTWRP, from the coding sequence ATGGGTGAGGCGAACGTCCGCCGCCCCTCCGCCGCGATCGAGGACCATGCGCTGATCGGCGACTGCGCGTCCGCGGCGCTCGTCTCCCGCGACGGCTCGATCGACTTCCTCTGCTGGCCGCGCTTCGACAGCCCGACGATCTTCGCCAGGATTCTCGACGAGGAGAAGGGCGGCGAGTTCTTCGTCCGCCCCCGGTTCGAGACGGCGCGCACGCTGCAGATCTACCTGCCGGACACCAACGTCGTGCTGACCCGCTGGCTCTCGGAAGAAGGCAGCGCCGAAGTCACCGACGTGATGCGCCCCGAGCGCGGACAGGACGGCGGCGATCCGCACATCCTGCGCCGCGTCGAGGCGACGCGCGGGTCGGTCGCGTTCGAGGCGCGCTGCGCGCCGCGCTTCGACTATGCGCGGAGCGAGGCCCGGCCGGAGCCGACGCGCGACGGCATGGCGTTTCGGGCCGGCCACGCGACGCTGAGGCTTTCGGGATCGCAGCCGATCGAGGCGGAGGGCAGCGACGCCGTCTCGCGCTTCACGCTCGAAAAGGGCGAGGTCGCCTGGTTCGTGCTCGACGGCGGCGACGGAGACGCGCCGCTCGGACAGGACGCGGAGGAGGCGTTGTCAGAGGCGGTCGACTGGTGGCGGCGCTGGGCGGCGCAGTCGACCTATAAAGGCCGCTGGCGCGAGATCGTGATGCGCTCGGCGCTGGCGCTGCGCCTCATGGTGTCGCGCGAGCATGGCTCGATTCTCGCGGCCCCGACCTTCGGCCTGCCGGAAGCGATGGGGGGCGAGCGCAACTGGGATTACCGCGCCGCCTGGATCCGCGACGCCTCCTTCACGGTCTACGCCTTCATGCGGCTCGGCTTTCGCGACGAGGCCGCCGGCTTCATGGGCTGGGTGCTGGACCGGCTCGAGGAGAACGAGGGCAGGCTCGCCATCATGTACGCCATGAACGGCTCTACCGACCTCGAGGAGATCGAGCTCGACCACCTCGCCGGCCATGGCGGCTCGCGCCCCGTGCGGGTCGGCAACCGGGCGGCCGAGCAGATCCAGCTCGACATCTATGGCGAGCTGATCGACGCGGTCTACCTGCATGACAAATACGGCCGCGCGCTGTCCGCCCACGCCTGGGGCTGCGTGCGAAAGCTCGTCGACCATGTCTGCGAGGTCTGGCGCGAGCCGGACGCCGGCATCTGGGAGATCCGCTGCGAAGCGCGAGAGTTCCTGCATTCGCGGCTGATGTGCTGGGTCGCGATCGACCGCGCGATCCGGCTCGCGCGCCAGCGCTCGCTGCCCGCGCCTGTCGTCGAATGGATGGCGACGCGCGACGAGATCCATCGCGACATCTGGGAGAACTTCTGGGACGACGAGCTCGGCCATTTCGTCGAGAGCCGCGGTTCGAAAGAGCTCGACGGCGCGATGCTGCTGATGCCGCTGGTGCGCTTCGTCAGCGCGACCGACCCGCAATGGCTGAAGACCCTCGACGCCATCGGACAGGCGCTGACCGACGATTCGCTGGTCTATCGCTACCGCCGCGACGACGGGCTCAAGGGCCGCGAGGGCGCCTTCACGGCCTGCTCGTTCTGGTATGTCGAGTGCCTCGCGCGCGCCGACCGGCTTAACGAGGCGCGCGAGGCCTTCGAGAAGATTCTGGGCTACGCGAACCATGTCGACCTGTTCGCCGAAGAGATCGGCGCGGATGGCGGCCATCTCGGCAACTTTCCGCAGGCCCTCACCCACCTCGCGCTGATCAGCGCCGCCTACTACCTCGACCGCGAGCTGAGCGGCGAGCGGGGGACGTGGCGGCCTTGA